In the genome of Flavobacterium panacagri, one region contains:
- a CDS encoding helix-turn-helix and ligand-binding sensor domain-containing protein, with product MKSILLKSVFFFFIALQLQAQELLPFVENYSKSDYQGDNQIWNVVQGNDDAMYFANNHYLLRYDGVKWEKYTLPNKTIIRSILIEGDKIYSGSYKEFGYWYRKDGTMHYVSITKNLRLFDERDNEEIWKIFRFNGSLYFQSFNDVFIYNGKTIKKIKFPFLISYCFAVDKNLYVASVQDGIFKMNDKYISNPKGWNVLKKTVVHAIEKHENKTYIFTQKKGVFVVDKDGLKSWDNPINETLKSATINVAKFIKGEKLVIGTGNRGIIILDLKNNTYKNIERDNVLMNNSVLSLGFDKENDLWVGLDNGIAHVEVNSPISFFYDNSGLLGSVYSVATINKGYLIASNHGIFEYSSGKFNMMPNTQGQGWNISLINGKYIIGHNDGTFSYENGLLTKINGVSGGWNMSKSSINDTYFQSTYSGILVYDNPSDLSHYKIIKELAKPIKYVAQNKKNEIWAADNYRGLYRVVLDDNYNTLKVENVTQQSKIINDFGIKIFEFRKEILFLINNVWYTYNSIAGKLEENELFNENFKNVTDIVSIDEDHFMVLQNGILYHIYVEGNKFIWNIIQEKYYKGKLINENLRIFKKDNYYLFNLDDGFISLKLKYENKQNSKIEIEAFSNNVLVPNESKIKFNTELRINAISGIYGASKPNLFYKLDKGKDFFSISDGLIILNNLSSGNHSVEIFKHDGATYEKVSVYKFKVAEPWYFSFWMILLYLFVIGAVLFFYYRWNKFRYTQKLKLQAEELKHQREILEMELKKENELNLQEYEKHILELELQSKSSEVAGKSLSIAKQTEMIDKIQGILETEKDFSKLKSEIKKAIKINEVNKHEWEIFETNLNQIHNEFIINLSKKYPHLTPKDIKLCVYLKMNLSSKEIAPMMNISFRGVELHRYRLRKKLNLTQDENLSKFLLSL from the coding sequence TTGAAATCGATACTTTTAAAATCAGTTTTCTTCTTTTTCATCGCTTTACAACTTCAAGCACAAGAATTACTTCCTTTCGTAGAAAATTACAGCAAATCCGATTATCAGGGAGATAATCAAATTTGGAATGTAGTTCAGGGAAATGATGATGCGATGTATTTTGCTAACAATCACTATTTGCTTCGCTATGATGGAGTAAAATGGGAAAAATATACACTACCGAACAAAACTATTATCAGATCCATTCTTATTGAAGGCGATAAAATATATTCTGGTTCGTATAAAGAGTTTGGCTACTGGTACCGAAAAGACGGAACTATGCATTATGTTTCGATTACCAAAAATCTAAGATTATTTGATGAAAGGGATAATGAAGAAATCTGGAAAATTTTCAGATTTAATGGTTCGCTTTATTTTCAATCCTTTAATGATGTCTTTATTTATAATGGAAAGACAATCAAGAAAATTAAATTTCCTTTTCTTATTTCGTACTGTTTTGCTGTAGATAAAAATCTATACGTGGCTTCTGTTCAGGACGGAATTTTTAAAATGAACGATAAGTATATTTCAAATCCTAAAGGATGGAATGTTCTTAAAAAGACAGTCGTTCATGCTATCGAAAAACATGAAAACAAGACCTATATATTTACTCAGAAAAAAGGTGTTTTTGTCGTAGATAAAGATGGCTTAAAAAGCTGGGACAATCCGATAAATGAAACTTTGAAATCGGCTACAATAAATGTTGCTAAATTTATAAAAGGAGAAAAATTAGTTATTGGAACAGGGAATCGAGGCATTATTATTTTAGATCTCAAAAACAATACCTATAAAAATATTGAACGAGATAATGTTTTGATGAATAACTCAGTGCTGAGTTTAGGATTTGATAAAGAAAATGATCTTTGGGTTGGGTTGGATAACGGAATTGCACATGTTGAGGTCAATTCACCGATTTCTTTCTTTTATGACAATTCGGGACTTTTAGGTTCTGTTTATTCTGTTGCAACTATTAATAAAGGTTATTTAATCGCGTCTAATCACGGAATATTCGAATACAGTTCAGGAAAATTTAATATGATGCCCAATACACAAGGTCAGGGCTGGAATATTTCATTAATAAACGGGAAGTATATTATTGGTCATAATGATGGTACTTTCTCTTATGAAAATGGTTTGCTGACCAAGATAAATGGAGTTAGTGGAGGCTGGAATATGTCCAAGAGCAGTATTAATGATACCTATTTTCAGTCTACCTATAGCGGTATTCTGGTTTATGATAATCCTTCAGATCTTTCACATTATAAGATTATCAAAGAACTTGCAAAACCTATAAAATATGTAGCGCAGAATAAAAAAAATGAAATTTGGGCTGCTGATAATTATCGCGGTTTGTATCGTGTTGTATTAGATGATAATTATAATACTTTGAAAGTTGAAAATGTCACACAGCAAAGTAAAATAATAAACGATTTTGGGATCAAGATTTTTGAATTCAGAAAAGAAATCCTTTTTCTGATTAATAATGTTTGGTATACTTATAACTCGATTGCAGGTAAATTGGAAGAAAACGAGCTGTTTAATGAAAATTTTAAAAATGTAACAGACATTGTTTCTATAGACGAAGATCACTTTATGGTTTTGCAAAATGGCATATTATACCATATTTATGTTGAAGGAAATAAGTTTATCTGGAATATTATTCAAGAGAAATATTATAAAGGAAAACTCATCAATGAAAATTTAAGAATCTTTAAGAAAGATAATTATTACTTGTTTAATCTTGACGACGGATTTATTTCGCTTAAGCTAAAATATGAGAATAAACAAAACTCTAAAATAGAAATTGAAGCATTCAGCAATAATGTTTTAGTTCCGAATGAATCCAAAATTAAATTCAATACCGAATTAAGAATAAATGCCATTTCGGGAATTTATGGAGCAAGTAAGCCTAATTTATTTTATAAGTTAGATAAAGGGAAAGACTTTTTTTCAATTTCTGACGGATTGATTATTCTAAACAATTTAAGTAGCGGGAATCATTCTGTAGAGATATTTAAGCATGACGGAGCAACTTATGAAAAAGTTTCTGTTTACAAATTTAAAGTAGCAGAGCCTTGGTATTTCTCTTTTTGGATGATCCTTCTTTATTTATTTGTAATCGGTGCGGTCCTATTTTTCTATTACAGATGGAATAAATTTAGATATACTCAAAAATTAAAGCTACAGGCTGAAGAATTAAAACATCAGAGAGAAATCCTGGAAATGGAATTGAAAAAAGAAAATGAGCTCAATCTTCAGGAATACGAAAAACATATTTTAGAATTAGAGCTTCAAAGTAAATCTTCTGAAGTAGCAGGCAAATCGTTATCAATTGCGAAGCAGACAGAAATGATTGATAAAATTCAAGGAATTCTAGAAACGGAAAAAGATTTTTCTAAACTAAAAAGCGAAATTAAAAAAGCAATAAAGATTAATGAAGTAAATAAGCACGAATGGGAAATATTTGAAACCAATTTGAATCAGATCCATAATGAGTTTATCATCAATCTTTCTAAAAAATATCCACACTTGACTCCAAAAGATATTAAGCTTTGTGTTTATCTTAAAATGAACCTTTCTTCTAAGGAAATTGCTCCTATGATGAACATCTCTTTTAGAGGTGTAGAATTGCATAGATATCGTCTCAGAAAGAAATTAAACCTCACACAAGACGAAAACCTGTCGAAGTTTTTATTAAGTCTGTAA